The proteins below are encoded in one region of Colletotrichum lupini chromosome 5, complete sequence:
- a CDS encoding ergosterol biosynthesis ERG4/ERG24 family protein has protein sequence MHLNPVFFCRTHLHTAYSFFYINAYSLVKMFVPCVSFIGSRSLTTSWVLVDADLTSGWQLLDSNGSWCRRFHVIICVGSPSHHVTMTTSVSISMLRRVYEKKLQTNLSIIYKCCRTPPLIMSSVVAKRGAPVWSEIWSFRANIDRYAPSAQAGAAWLKCSGELRLAARFSLAGRLDERCICGSPAAEEAPEKVRVDTCHLHVGATQKQVPPISTLFVTLDYRQKGGKHKCQQNFEWQKAGGKGPIEIRGHTAKFDVKPSGSETLIFPSCTPPLDASSGRTRILRPRPPPRPRLSISATREVHDPTLKISVSRIVISLSLSGLEPFREAIGSVANTSDDTLAHSPLPTLSQTETMAALVSSPNGKKELFEGMVETPRRVSSRRKSPEAATGAEVTESKPQPRAPRRRTTGKFREELDDEAETAPANGKADFDESLTNGHTNGHANGYTNGHVKEEPIANGHSNGYAQVKVETATNGHAATPKEDAQPTYKKGTIIDGWEVGTDPKIDASGEFEFGGSIGTMSLMIGFPLLMWYMWIGATYYNGGVPTREQGQSWGEFARHLVDLVYTGAFPSLRAWRIYWTFFTFEGICYCVLPGVWAWGKPLAHENGKQLKYFCNAYVSFYFTIAVMAVLHFTGLFPLYTFLDEFGPLMSVAILSGFLVAFVAYFSALWRGAQHRMTGYPIYDFFLGAELNPRMFGILDFKMFFEVRIPWFILFGLSCGAAARQYEKYGYVSGEVLFLVMAHYLYANACAKGEQLIVPTWDMYYEKWGFMLIFWNLAGVPLSYCHCTIFLANHHPSEYKWNPIALGFLFVSYLFVYWIWDTTNSQKNGFRAQERGQLVARKTFPQLPWQTVKNPKTITSDKGDVILADGWYGYARKIHYTCDAFFAICWGLITGFKSPFPWFYPVFFCGMIAHRAARDIHRCRQKYGDAWTQYEREVPYLFIPYVI, from the exons ATGCAC TTGAATCCTGTTTTCTTCTGCAGGACGCATTTGCATACT GCTTATTCTTTCTTCTACATTAATGCATACAGCCTTGTCAAAATGTTTGTTCCGTGTGTGTCGTTTATTGGGAGCAGGTCATTGACGACCTCATGGGTGCTAGTTGATGCAGACCTCACTTCGGGATGGCAGCTGTTGGATAGCAATGGCTCGTGGTGCCGGCGATTTCACGTCATAATCTGCGTTGGTTCACCTTCACATCATGTTACGATGACCACGTCTGTCTCCATTTCAATGCTGCGGCGAGTATACGAAAAGAAACTCCAGACCAATCTGTCCATCATCTACAAATGTTGCC GAACACCCCCGTTGATTATGAGCTCCGTCGTTGC CAAAAGGGGAGCTCCCGTCTGGTCGGAGATTTGGAGCTTCAGGGCAAACATCGATCGATATGCGCCGTCAGCGCAGGCGGGTGCCGCATGGCTCAAGTGCAGCGGCGAGCTTCGTCTAGCAGCGCG CTTCTCATTGGCGGGTCGTCTAGACGAGAGGTGCATATGCGGGTCCCCTGCAGCCGAGGAAGCTCCCGAGAAGGTTAGAGTCGATACTTGTCATTTGCACGTAGGGGCCACACAAAAACAAGTACCTCCAATTTCAACTCTGTTCGTGACCCTTGACTACCGGCAGAAAGGGGGCAAACACAAATGTCAACAAAATTTTGAGTGGCAGAAGGCAGGCGGCAAGGGCCCAATCGAAATCCGAGGACACACTGCCAAGTTTGACGTGAAGCCGTCCGGGTCTGAGACTCTCATCTTCCCGTCCTGCACGCCACCCCTCGACGCCTCGTCTGGTCGTACTCGGATTCTCCGTCCCAGACCGCCTCCACGTCCCCGATTGTCTAT CTCAGCTACACGAGAGGTGCATGACCCCACGCTGAAGATTTCT GTTAGTCGAATTGTGATTTCTCTTTCCCTCTCTGGCTTGGAACCATTTCGCGAAGCAATTGGATCTGTTGCGAATACATCAGACGACACTTTGGCGCACTCCCCTTTGCCAACTTTGTCGCAAACCGAAACCATGGCCGCCCTTGTTTCCTCTCCCAATGG GAAGAAGGAGCTCTTTGAGGGCATGGTCGAGACCCCTCGGCGTGTTTCTTCTAGACGCAAGTCTCCCGAGGCCGCCACCGGCGCAGAGGTTACCGAGTCGAAGCCGCAACCCCGTGCCCCGAGACGACGCACCACGGGAAAGTTCCGCGAGGAGCTCGACGACGAGGCAGAGACGGCACCGGCGAACGGCAAGGCCGACTTTGACGAATCCCTGACCAACGGCCACACCAATGGCCATGCCAACGGATACACCAATGGACATGTCAAGGAGGAGCCCATCGCCAACGGCCACAGCAATGGTTACGCCCAGGTGAAGGTTGAGACAGCGACCAACGGGCATGCCGCCACGCCCAAGGAGGATGCCCAGCCGACGTATAAGAAGGGCACCATCATCGACGGCTGGGAGGTCGGTACGGACCCCAAGATCGATGCCTCGGGCGAGTTCGAGTTCGGAGGCAGCATTGGCACCATGTCGCTGATGATCGGCTTCCCTCTGCTCATGTGGTACATGTGGATTGGAGCCACCTACTATAATGGCGGCGTCCCTACCCGTGAGCAGGGCCAGAGCTGGGGCGAGTTTGCCCGTCATCTCGTGGACCTTGTCTACACCGGCGCATTCCCCTCTCTGCGCGCCTGGCGCATCTACTGGACCTTCTTCACCTTCGAGGGCATCTGCTACTGTGTGTTGCCCGGTGTCTGGGCCTGGGGCAAGCCTCTGGCTCACGAGAACGGCAAGCAGCTCAAGTACTTCTGCAACGCCTACGTCAGCTTCTACTTCACGATTGCGGTCATGGCCGTCCTTCACTTCACCGGACTGTTCCCTCTCTACACCTTCCTCGACGAGTTTGGCCCCCTGATGTCTGTGGCTATTCTCAGCGGCTTCCTCGTGGCCTTTGTTGCCTACTTCTCCGCTCTCTGGAGAGGTGCCCAGCACCGCATGACCGGCTACCCCATCTACGACTTCTTCCTTGGCGCCGAGCTGAACCCCCGCATGTTTGGCATCTTGGACTTCAAGATGTTCTTCGAGGTTCGCATTCCCTGGTTCATCCTCTTCGGTCTCAGCTGCGGTGCTGCCGCCCGCCAGTACGAAAAGTACGGCTACGTCTCTGGCGAAGTGCTCTTCCTGGTTATGGCCCACTACCTCTACGCCAACGCCTGCGCCAAGGGTGAGCAGCTCATCGTTCCGACCTGGGACATGTACTACGAGAAGTGGGGCTTCATGCTCATCTTCTGGAACCTTGCTGGTGTCCCTCTCTCGTACTGCCACTGCACCATTTTCCTGGCCAACCACCACCCTTCCGAGTACAAGTGGAACCCCATCGCGCTCGGCTTCCTCTTCGTCTCATACCTCTTCGTCTACTGGATCTGGGACACCACCAACAGTCAGAAGAACGGTTTCCGCGCCCAGGAGCGCGGCCAGCTCGTCGCCCGCAAGACCTTCCCCCAGCTCCCGTGGCAGACGGTCAAGAACCCCAAGACTATTACCTCGGACAAGGGCGATGTCATCCTCGCTGACGGCTGGTACGGCTACGCCCGTAAGATCCACTACACGTGCGATGCTTTCTTCGCCATCTGCTGGGGTCTGATCACGGGCTTCAAGAGCCCTTTCCCCTGGTTCTACCCCGTCTTCTTCTGTGGCATGATTGCCCACCGTGCTGCCCGCGATATCCACCGCTGCCGCCAAAAGTACGGTGATGCCTGGACCCAGTACGAGCGCGAGGTTCCCTACCTCTTCATCCCC TACGTCATCTAA
- a CDS encoding translin, whose amino-acid sequence MPIGITLIIPIFDLQEMGLCGLLYALSTVSLVFHCLQATQILIFHCSVWVVQACEEGSLLSSDTTCSKTGRMSSEALHIGRVLLQFRPDCQYIVKLLVVVTNYLLVGKSQSLPVTTSQIAGLFPSAKFKSHHQDCCCFRGRAEQSHIFNNTAAQTHTSPLTMDSDTNMVEVPASRLLDPQIFEHLKNKIEEDQEVRDQMSQTVQKLDRAISYVQGLLSRIHATPRQQYGPFLADVQAGIQKEIEVIGELQEIASKHPYYKYNQKWNRQVQNVIFTVLLTGWLGGLTADGKPGPIARLLTLEEVGEIFKVPVNLKDRDAFHLTIEEYLLALTDLTSELSRLATNAVTLADFSMPVEISSFVKDLFAGFQLLNLKNDILRKRVDAVKYDVKRVEDVVYDLSLRNLIPQKKEAAAEPKA is encoded by the exons ATGCCTATTGGCATCACATTGATTATTCCTATTTTTGATCTCCAGGAGATGGGCCTCTGCGGCTTGCTGTATGCCCTCTCCACCGTGTCCCTGGTATTTCACTGCCTCCAGGCGACGCAAATCCTGATCTTTCATTGCTCTGTCTGGGTTGTCCAGGCGTGTGAAGAAGGTTCTTTGCTTTCA TCAGATACTACCTGCAGTAAGACTGGCAGAATGTCGAGCGAAGCTCTCCATATTGGGCGAGTGCTGCTCCAATT CCGCCCGGACTGCCAGTACATCGTTAAACTGCTAGTAGTTGTGACAAATTATCTCCTTGTCGGTAAAAGCCAGTCGCTGCC CGTGACGACGTCACAAATCGCGGGGCTCTTTCCATCTGCCAAATTCAAATCTCACCACCAAGATTGTTGTTGCTTCAGAGGCAGGGCTGAACAATCGCAC ATCTTTAACAACACAGCCGCTCAGACACACACCTCACCACTCACCATGGACAGCGACACCAACATGGTTGAGGTGCCGGCCTCCCGCCTGCTCGACCCCCAGATCTTTGAGCACCTCAAGAACAAGATCGAAGAAGACCAGGAAGTCCGTGATCAAATGAGTCAGACTGTCCAGAAGCTCGACCGGGCCATCTCCTACGTCCAGGGTCTGCTCTCACGCATTCACGCCACCCCTCGCCAACAGT ACGGCCCCTTTTTGGCTGACGTTCAGGCGGGCATCCAGAAGGAGATTGAGGTCATTGGAGAGCTCCAAGAAATCGCTTCCAAGCACCCATACTACAA ATACAACCAGAAGTGGAACCGCCAAGTGCAGAACGTCATCTTCACCGTCCTTCTTACCGGATGGTTAGGCGGCCTCACAGCAGATGGCAAGCCCGGCCCCATCGCTCGTCTCCTGACTCTCGAGGAAGTCGGTGAAATCTTCAAAG TCCCTGTTAACCTCAAGGACCGCGATGCGTTCCACCTCACCATCGAGGAGTACCTCCTCGCCCTCACCGACCTGACCTCGGAGCTCTCCCGTCTCGCCACCAACGCCGTCACGCTCGCCGACTTTTCCATGCCCGTCGAAATCAGCAGTTTCGTCAAGGACCTGTTTGCCGGGTTCCAGCTGCTCAACCTCAAGAACGACATCCTCCGCAAGCGTGTCGACGCGGTCAAGTATGATGTCAAGCGTGTCGAGGATGTCGTGTATGACCTTTCGCTCCGCAACCTGATTCCGCAAAAGAAGGAGGCTGCCGCTGAGCCGAAGGCATAG
- a CDS encoding fungal specific transcription factor, which translates to MTGRMRCYYDPPDSSFILDKGDSGDPAGRRRTCRRLPMLQPGQLESFPSPRPVQTCKHSRVYQQAIHGYCFTPQFPLISLWVRNQVMPPRLPDVPEGGPSKHARSADGAKFIKCNNEQPTCANCKTYGKDCVYEPLASPDASTLHSTPTRRHAERQRGALRVTRRETHTPTSVRDGSVRNDTPADRNDAARSPNPDDHDPSTHSPRLTRTERPENSAEQASSHRGDVSRIVVSANGVSSYHGRTSALFEENPQERFSVADLRPRMPDDWIEKGLVAETAKQRQLEEFNHRAGTLDFDGVDPELGMHLLSLHWNRQHHSFLLTYRPAFMRDMACNGPYFSKILLNAIYFGASKFSPRREVRRDPNDVRTAGWAFRERVRKLLGDALDSSDITTIQALLVMTNSLFALGDERSAAWLYAGLAFRMIIDLGMHVDAPGLGVTRKFSDEDLEIRRRVFWGAFVVDKIQSLYQGRPASLKESDTLVPIKFLDTFEEFENWKPFAYSTDATNYPGSPAYSVSTFTYLCRLSVVMSDILSCIYTERAFDKSAAELSTMLQTLSSKLATWKDALPAHLIFDPKSNDAVPPPHVLSLYAMYHVLTILLNRPFVADGHLYNTSRSVSVNSFITCASAADSIVSVLRVYDRVFSVRHAPYLISYATYVAATIHVRIAAKRSTESEARERLETCMSVFRENQETNWAVRRAKTIVEGLMARLGVSLGEQQGTQPRNRIQASKRARLAMATTQDNAEGSNSLPQVFQSHAPQTAPGNETPPLGWSDIDGIIQSFARGQDPNAASADPAQADVHFQQVPQPAYNQASSFGPSGFSGNPAWFQGVPEGDGGSASFDDLLFGFNGSALDSMFS; encoded by the exons ACGGACTTGCAGACGGCTGCCGATGCTCCAGCCCGGCCAATTAGAATCCTTCCCGAGCCCGCGGCCCGTCCAGACTTG CAAACATTCTCGAGTCTACCAGCAAGCCATCCACGGATACTGCTTTACTCCTCAATTCCCGCTCATCTCACTATGGGTCCGAAATCAGGTAATGCCACCACGGCTTCCGGACGTCCCCGAAGGCGGGCCGTCGAAGCATGCTCGTTCTGCCGACGGCGCAAAGTTC ATCAAGTGCAATAACGAACAGCCTACGTGTGCTAATTGCAAGACATATGGCAAAGACTGTGTCTATGAGCCTCTGGCTAGCCCTGACGCAAGTACACTGCACTCAACACCAACACGACGTCATGCCGAGCGCCAAAGAGGTGCTTTGAGGGTCACGAGACGGGAAACCCACACCCCGACAAGTGTCCGGGATGGTAGTGTACGCAATGACACTCCCGCGGATCGCAACGACGCCGCGCGCTCACCAAACCCCGATGACCACGATCCTTCTACCCATTCACCCCGGCTTACCAGGACAGAACGCCCGGAGAACTCAGCGGAACAGGCGTCTTCCCATCGCGGGGATGTATCTCGTATCGTGGTATCCGCAAATGGAGTTTCGAGCTACCATGGCCGCACCAGTGCATTATTCGAGGAGAATCCCCAGGAGCGATTCTCGGTAGCTGATCTGCGCCCCCGGATGCCAGATGACTGGATCGAGAAAGGCCTGGTTGCAGAGACAGCCAAACAAC GTCAACTTGAAGAGTTCAATCATCGAGCGGGAACGCTCGATTTTGACGGCGTGGACCCAGAGCTTGGCATGCATCTCTTGTCCCTGCACTGGAATCGCCAGCATCACTCATTCTTGCTCACCTATCGACCCGCATTCATGCGAGATATGGCTTGTAATGGGCCATACTTCTCCAAGATACTCTTGAACGCCATCTACTTTGGGGCTTCCAAGTTCAGCCCCCGGAGAGAGGTACGGAGGGACCCCAATGATGTTCGTACTGCCGGCTGGGCTTTTCGCGAGCGTGTGCGCAAATTACTCGGTGATGCGCTTGACAGTAGTGATATTACAACGATTCAAGCTTTGCTGGTGATGACGAACTCGCTGTTTGCGCTAGGGGACGAGAGAAGCGCGGCTTGGTTGTATGCTGGGTTGGCATTCCGAATGATCATAGACCTGGGCATGCACGTAGATGCTCCAGGTCTTGGTGTAACTCGCAAATTTTCTGATGAGGATCTAGAGATACGTCGGCGGGTCTTCTGGGGGGCATTCG TTGTCGACAAGATCCAGAGTCTGTATCAAGGGCGTCCAGCATCCCTGAAAGAGTCTGACACCCTGGTACCGATCAAGTTCCTCGACACATTTGAAGAGTTTGAGAACTGGAAGCCGTTTGCCTACTCTACCGACGCCACTAACTATCCTGGTTCGCCCGCCTATAGTGTATCGACATTCACGTATCTGTGTCGTCTCTCAGTCGTCATGAGCGATATACTGAGTTGCATCTACACGGAGAGGGCATTCGACAAGAGTGCTGCGGAGCTTTCCACAATGTTACAGACCTTGAGCTCGAAGTTGGCAACTTGGAAGGATGCACTCCCAGCACATCTTATCTTTGATCCAAAAAGCAATGACGCTGTGCCGCCACCGCATGTCCTTAGTTTGTA CGCCATGTACCATGTTCTTACCATCCTTCTCAATCGCCCGTTCGTAGCTGATGGCCATCTTTACAACACGTCTCGCTCCGTCTCTGTCAACTCGTTCATCACTTGTGCGTCTGCGGCCGACAGCATAGTAAGCGTTCTTCGGGTCTACGATAGGGTATTCTCCGTTCGTCATGCGCCATATTTGATCTCGTATGCCACGTACGTTGCGGCAACGATACACGTACGAATAGCTGCCAAAAGAAGCACGGAATCGGAGGCTCGAGAACGTCTGGAAACTTGCATGTCAGTGTTCCGTGAGAATCAAGAAACAAACTGGGCTGTCAGGAGGGCCAAAACAATAGTCGAAGGCTTGATGGCGAGACTTGGTGTTAGTCTCGGTGAGCAACAAGGCACGCAGCCGAGGAACCGCATACAAGCCAGCAAAAGAGCGCGTTTAGCCATGGCCACCACTCAGGACAATGCCGAAGGCTCAAATAGCCTGCCTCAAGTATTTCAGAGTCATGCGCCTCAGACAGCACCCGGGAACGAGACACCTCCATTAGGGTGGTCGGATATCGATGGGATCATTCAGAGTTTTGCAAGAGGTCAAGATCCTAACGCAGCTTCAGCGGATCCGGCACAAGCAGATGTTCATTTTCAACAAGTCCCACAGCCCGCGTATAACCAAGCTTCCAGCTTTGGTCCCTCGGGTTTTAGTGGCAACCCAGCCTGGTTCCAGGGGGTGCCAGAAGGAGACGGCGGTTCGGCCTCCTTTGATGACTTACTCTTTGGTTTCAACGGATCCGCGTTGGATAGCATGTTTTCTTGA
- a CDS encoding V-type proton ATPase proteolipid subunit, which translates to MPSELCPVYAPFFGAMGCTVAIVFTCLGASYGTAKSGVGISAMGVLRPDLIVKNIVPVIMAGIIAIYGLVVSVLISDGLQQQMALYTGFIQFGAGLSVGLAGLAAGFAIGIVGDAGVRGTAQQPRLFVGMILILIFAEVLGLYGLIVALLMNSKATQDVTC; encoded by the exons ATGCCTTCCGAGCTTTG CCCCGTCTATGCG CCCTTCTTCGGAGCCATGGGTTGCACCGTCGCCATTGTCTTCACCTGCCTGGGTGCCTCCTACGGTACCGCAAAGTCCGGTGTCGGTATCTCGGCTATGGGTGTCCTCCGCCCTGACCTGATCGTCAAGA ACATTGTTCCCGTCATTATGGCTGGTATCATTGCTATTTACGGTCTCGTCGTTTCCGTGCTTATCTCCGACGGCCTTCAGCAGCAGATGGCCCTCTACACTGGTTTCATCCAGTTTGGTGCTGGTCTCTCTGTCGGTCTTGCTGGTCTTGCTGCTGGTTTCGCCATTGGTATCGTCGGTGATGCTGGTGTCCGTGGAACTGCTCAACAGCCCCGTCTCTTCGTCGGCATGATTCTTATTCTCATTTTCGCCGAAGTCTTGG GTCTTTACGGTTTGATTGTTGCCCTTCTTATGAACTCCAAGGCCACTCAGGACGTCACCTGCTAA
- a CDS encoding ribonucleoprotein-associated protein → MSESAAWPLADDALQQELLDMVQQCQHYRQLKKGANEATKTLNRGVSELIILAADTNPLSIVLHLPLLSEDKNVPYVYVKSKTALGRACGVSRAVIACSITSNEGSELAGPIRALKDKIERLAI, encoded by the exons ATGTCTGAATCCGCTGCCTGGCCCCTTGCCGACGATGCTCTTCAGCAAGAGCTCCTGGACATGGTCCAGCAGTGCCAGCACTACCGCCAGCTGAAGAAGGGCGCCAACGAGGCTACCAAGACCCTCAACCGTGGTGTCTCTGAGCTCATCATTCTCG CTGCGGACACCAACCCTCTCTCGATCGTTCTCCACCTTCCCCTCCTTTCTGAGGACAAGAACGTCCCCTACGTTTACGTTAAGTCCAAGACCGCTCTTGGCCGTGCCTGCGGTGTCTCCCGCGCCGTTATTGCTTGCAGCATCACCTCCAACGAAGGCTCTGAGCTCGCCGGCCCCATCCGCGCCCTCAAGGACAAGATCGAGAGACTCGCCATCTAA
- a CDS encoding transketolase, which translates to MGYTEQDWKAINTIRLLAVDATFNSNSGHPGAPMGMAPVAHVLFNKFMKFNPKNPNWLNRDRFVLSNGHGCMLQYALLHLFGYGVSIDDLKKFRTVDSITPGHPEAHDTPGIEVTTGPLGQGISNAVGLAIAQAHTAAVYNKDGFSLSDNYTYTFLGDGCLMEGVSGEASSLAGHLQLGNLIAIYDDNHISIDGDTNVAFTEDVVKRYESFGWEVLIVDDGDNDLDSIEKAIAKAQQSKDKPTLIKLRTTIGFGSLQQGTHGVHGSPLKADDIKQLKEKFGFSPEQSFAVPQEVYDLYNKHAAEGAAAEEEWNKLFAKYGEKYPNEAKDLSRRLKGDLPEGWEKSLPVYTPADPAIASRKLSETVLQKIHQIVPELVGGSADLTGSNLTRWKEAVDFQAPATGLGDYAGRYIRYGVREHGMGAIMNGLAAYGTIIPYGGTFLNFVSYAAGSVRLSALSQIRAIWVATHDSIGLGEDGPTHQPIETLAHFRALPNNMVWRPADGNETSAAYYVSLTSKHTPSIIALSRQNLPQLEGSVIEKGIKGGYVLHEDPNADITLVSTGSEVCICVDAVKYLKEKHNIAARVVSMPCTEVFDSQSKEYKLSVLPDGKPIMSVEVMSTLGWERYSHEQFGINRFGASGPYKDKFEFTPEGIAKRAVATVEFWKDVPNVRSPLNRAFQQII; encoded by the exons ATGGGTTACACCGAACAAGACTGGAAGGCGATCAACACGATCCGCCTGCTCGCT GTCGATGCCACCTTCAACAGCAACTCCGGCCACCCCGGTGCGCCCAT GGGTATGGCGCCGGTCGCTCACGTCCTGTTCAACAAGTTCATGAAGTTCAACCCCAAGAACCCCAACTGGCTCAACCGTGACCGTTTCGTTCTCTC TAACGGACACGGCTGCATGCTTCAGTATGCTCTCCTCCACCTCTTCGGCTACGGCGTCTCCATCGACGACCTGAAGAAGTTCCGC ACGGTCGACAGCATCACCCCCGGTCACCCCGAGGCTCACGACACCCCCGGCATTGAGGTCACCACTGGTCCTCTCGGTCAGGGTATCTCCAACGCTGTTGGTCTGGCCATTGCCCAGGCTCACACCGCCGCTGTCTACAACAAGGACGGCTTCAGCCTGTCCGACAACTACACCTACACCTTCCTTGGTGATGGTTGCTTGATGGAGGGTGTCTCTGGTGAGGCCTCTTCCCTGGCTGGTCACCTCCAGCTCGGCAACCTCATTGCCATCTACGACGACAACCACATCTCCATTGACGGTGACACCAACGTCGCCTTCACTGAGGATGTCGTCAAGAGATACGAGTCTTTCGGCTGGGAGGTCCTCATCGTCGATGACGGTGACAACGACCTCGACAGCATCGAGAAGGCCATTGCCAAGGCCCAGCAGTCCAAGGACAAGCCCACTCTCATCAAGCTGAGAACCACCATCGGTTTCGGCTCCCTTCAGCAGGGTACCCACGGTGTCCACGGCTCTCCCCTCAAGGCCGACGACATCAAGCAGCTCAAGGAGAAGTTCGGCTTCAGCCCCGAGCAGTCCTTCGCTGTTCCCCAGGAGGTCTACGACCTCTACAACAAGCACGCCGCCGAGGGCGCCGCTGCCGAGGAGGAGTGGAACAAGCTCTTCGCCAAGTACGGTGAGAAGTACCCCAACGAGGCCAAGGACCTCAGCCGTCGCCTCAAGGGCGACCTCCCCGAGGGCTGGGAGAAGTCTCTGCCCGTCTACACTCCCGCCGATCCCGCCATTGCCTCTCGCAAGCTGTCCGAGACCGTCCTCCAGAAGATCCACCAGATCGTTCCCGAGCTTGTCGGTGGTTCCGCCGATTTGACCGGCTCCAACCTTACCCGCTGGAAGGAGGCTGTCGACTTCCAGGCTCCCGCCACTGGCCTCGGTGACTACGCCGGTCGCTACATCCGCTACGGTGTCCGTGAGCACGGCATGGGTGCCATCATGAACGGTCTCGCTGCCTACGGTACCATCATCCCCTACGGAGGTACCTTCCTCAACTTCGTCTCCTACGCCGCCGGATCCGTCCGTCTGTCCGCCCTGTCCCAGATCCGCGCCATCTGGGTTGCCACCCACGACTCTATCGGTCTTGGTGAGGACGGCCCCACTCACCAGCCTATCGAGACCCTCGCCCACTTCCGCGCTCTGCCCAACAACATGGTCTGGCGCCCGGCCGACGGTAACGAGACCTCCGCCGCTTACTACGTCTCTTTGACCTCCAAGCACACCCCCTCCATCATCGCTCTCTCTCGCCAGAACCTGCCCCAACTCGAGGGCTCCGTCATCGAGAAGGGTATCAAGGGTGGATACGTCTTGCACGAGGACCCCAACGCCGACATCACCCTCGTCTCCACCGGTTCCGAGGTCTGCATCTGCGTTGACGCCGTTAAGTACCTCAAGGAGAAGCACAACATCGCTGCCCGCGTTGTCTCCATGCCCTGCACGGAGGTCTTCGACTCCCAGTCCAAGGAGTACAAGCTGTCCGTCCTGCCCGACGGCAAGCCCATCATGTCCGTCGAGGTCATGTCCACCCTCGGCTGGGAGAGATACTCCCACGAGCAGTTCGGTATCAACCGCTTCGGTGCTTCCGGTCCTTACAAGGAC AAGTTCGAGTTCACCCCCGAGGGCATCGCCAAGCGCGCGGTCGCCACCGTCGAATTCTGGAAGGACGTTCCCAACGTTCGCTCTCCTCTCAACCGTGCTTTCCAGCAGATCATTTAA